A single region of the Oncorhynchus keta strain PuntledgeMale-10-30-2019 chromosome 4, Oket_V2, whole genome shotgun sequence genome encodes:
- the LOC118375440 gene encoding nucleotide exchange factor SIL1-like isoform X2: MLIGCRRRGRQSTRLKSPSALTVVESHEASLEGEEDAHVEEGDSEDLDVFHPTDKWKTLKPGHGVPRGSQVRLNLQTGQREVKLGEHQTLKYQIDGQRQGKENTQGPSVSAEELKKALKNIKEGVDPKTSDKEETEALRAQFHTMDELKKDMVRLDMLMESDFQIMSRLVSQFNSSNATVEEKVKALHDLEYLVHQVDNAQNLASRGGLKLVVDALNSTDYRLQESASFVLGSALSSNPVVQVEAVESGTLQKLLMLLATPRPMSVKKRALFALACLLRHCPFAQSHFLKLGGLQVLGDIFRASGGGAVRVRIVTILYDMINEKELISQTGLDPIPDASHNERLRQYAQVSLQPLLAEQGWCSLVPELLASPEHDWKEKALRTILAMMPHCQTQYRKDYALSFSLSALQEQYQELVLTEQVLGDEDGYFGEILALLETVVLKLKQV, from the exons ATGTTGATCGGATGCCGGAGAAGAGGACGTCAATCCACCAGACTGAAG TCTCCCTCCGCTCTGACTGTTGTGGAGAGCCATGAGGCCAGCctggagggtgaggaggatgCCCACGTGGAAGAGGGAGATTCTGAGGATTTGGACGTGTTCCATCCAACAGATAAGTGGAAGACTCTCAAACCAG GTCATGGGGTCCCAAGGGGCTCTCAAGTAAGGCTCAACCTCCAGACTGGACAGAGGGAGGTCAAACTTGGGGAACACCAGACTCTCAAATACCAGATAGATGGACAAAG ACAGGGGAAGGAGAACACACAGGGCCCATCTGTCAGTGCTGAGGAGCTGAAGAAGGCTTTGAAAAATATCAAAGAAGGAGTGGATCCCAAAACCAGTGACAAAGAAGAGACG gAGGCTCTCAGGGCCCAGTTTCATACCATGGATGAGCTGAAAAAAGACATGGTCAGGCTAGACATGCTGATGGAGTCAGACTTCCAGATTATGAGTAGACTGGTGTCCCAATTCAACAGCTCTAACGCCACTGTGGAAGAGAAGGTTAAAGCTCTACATGACTTAGAGTACCTTGTTCATCAG GTGGACAATGCACAGAACCTGGCATCTAGGGGAGGGTTGAAGCTTGTGGTTGATGCATTGAACAGCACAGACTATCGACTTCAAGAGAGTGCTTCTTTCGTTCTGGGATCAGCTCTATCAAG TAACCCGGTGGTGCAGGTGGAGGCAGTTGAAAGTGGTACCCTTCAGAAGCTGTTAATGTTACTTGCCACTCCACGACCCATGTCTGTTAAAAAGAGG GCGTTGTTTGCTCTGGCCTGTTTGCTACGTCACTGCCCCTTTGCCCAAAGCCACTTCCTGAAGCTGGGTGGGCTGCAAGTGTTGGGGGATATTTTCCGAGCATCTGGAGGTGGGGCTGTCCGTGTGAGGATTGTAACCATACTCTATGATATGATCAACGAAAAG GAGCTGATCTCTCAGACTGGACTTGACCCCATCCCAGATGCATCTCACAATGAGCGTTTGCGGCAGTATGCGCAGGTCTCCCTCCAGCCACTTTTGGCAGAGCAAGGCTGGTGCAGTCTGGTACCTGAACTGTTGGCCTCCCCAGAGCACGACTGGAAGGAAAAGGCCCTGAGAACTATCCTGGCCATGATGCCTCACTGCCAGACTCAGTATCGAAAGGATTAcgccctgtctttctccctcagCGCCCTACAGGAGCAGTACCAGGAGCTGGTGCTCACAGAGCAGGTCCTCGGTGACGAGGATGGATACTTTGGGGAGATCCTGGCTCTGTTGGAGACAGTGGTGCTGAAACTGAAACAAGTATAG
- the LOC118375440 gene encoding nucleotide exchange factor SIL1-like isoform X1 codes for MLIGCRRRGRQSTRLKVALMLLVFICQFVHILSEKSPSALTVVESHEASLEGEEDAHVEEGDSEDLDVFHPTDKWKTLKPGHGVPRGSQVRLNLQTGQREVKLGEHQTLKYQIDGQRQGKENTQGPSVSAEELKKALKNIKEGVDPKTSDKEETEALRAQFHTMDELKKDMVRLDMLMESDFQIMSRLVSQFNSSNATVEEKVKALHDLEYLVHQVDNAQNLASRGGLKLVVDALNSTDYRLQESASFVLGSALSSNPVVQVEAVESGTLQKLLMLLATPRPMSVKKRALFALACLLRHCPFAQSHFLKLGGLQVLGDIFRASGGGAVRVRIVTILYDMINEKELISQTGLDPIPDASHNERLRQYAQVSLQPLLAEQGWCSLVPELLASPEHDWKEKALRTILAMMPHCQTQYRKDYALSFSLSALQEQYQELVLTEQVLGDEDGYFGEILALLETVVLKLKQV; via the exons ATGTTGATCGGATGCCGGAGAAGAGGACGTCAATCCACCAGACTGAAGGTAGCACTCATGCTCTTAGTATTCATTTGTCAATTCGTCCATATTCTCAGCGAAAAG TCTCCCTCCGCTCTGACTGTTGTGGAGAGCCATGAGGCCAGCctggagggtgaggaggatgCCCACGTGGAAGAGGGAGATTCTGAGGATTTGGACGTGTTCCATCCAACAGATAAGTGGAAGACTCTCAAACCAG GTCATGGGGTCCCAAGGGGCTCTCAAGTAAGGCTCAACCTCCAGACTGGACAGAGGGAGGTCAAACTTGGGGAACACCAGACTCTCAAATACCAGATAGATGGACAAAG ACAGGGGAAGGAGAACACACAGGGCCCATCTGTCAGTGCTGAGGAGCTGAAGAAGGCTTTGAAAAATATCAAAGAAGGAGTGGATCCCAAAACCAGTGACAAAGAAGAGACG gAGGCTCTCAGGGCCCAGTTTCATACCATGGATGAGCTGAAAAAAGACATGGTCAGGCTAGACATGCTGATGGAGTCAGACTTCCAGATTATGAGTAGACTGGTGTCCCAATTCAACAGCTCTAACGCCACTGTGGAAGAGAAGGTTAAAGCTCTACATGACTTAGAGTACCTTGTTCATCAG GTGGACAATGCACAGAACCTGGCATCTAGGGGAGGGTTGAAGCTTGTGGTTGATGCATTGAACAGCACAGACTATCGACTTCAAGAGAGTGCTTCTTTCGTTCTGGGATCAGCTCTATCAAG TAACCCGGTGGTGCAGGTGGAGGCAGTTGAAAGTGGTACCCTTCAGAAGCTGTTAATGTTACTTGCCACTCCACGACCCATGTCTGTTAAAAAGAGG GCGTTGTTTGCTCTGGCCTGTTTGCTACGTCACTGCCCCTTTGCCCAAAGCCACTTCCTGAAGCTGGGTGGGCTGCAAGTGTTGGGGGATATTTTCCGAGCATCTGGAGGTGGGGCTGTCCGTGTGAGGATTGTAACCATACTCTATGATATGATCAACGAAAAG GAGCTGATCTCTCAGACTGGACTTGACCCCATCCCAGATGCATCTCACAATGAGCGTTTGCGGCAGTATGCGCAGGTCTCCCTCCAGCCACTTTTGGCAGAGCAAGGCTGGTGCAGTCTGGTACCTGAACTGTTGGCCTCCCCAGAGCACGACTGGAAGGAAAAGGCCCTGAGAACTATCCTGGCCATGATGCCTCACTGCCAGACTCAGTATCGAAAGGATTAcgccctgtctttctccctcagCGCCCTACAGGAGCAGTACCAGGAGCTGGTGCTCACAGAGCAGGTCCTCGGTGACGAGGATGGATACTTTGGGGAGATCCTGGCTCTGTTGGAGACAGTGGTGCTGAAACTGAAACAAGTATAG
- the spdl1 gene encoding protein Spindly isoform X2 has product MCTSGDDEIQRLQCKLKEAGQYGLQLLDGQLDLQNKLEEQRVEMTNAVEALEQEKYSLQREVALKCRELDSLRSDHDSIKSQQRLQWEQHESQLERNHAMKLNECKNTMERMRSELDEVQLSEKQLRHKLELQTETLSIKMEELRSVTERTHETLSTEMMELQVERMELEAAKATLELALQEAQYKEQQLELTNTNLQRQLERISEEKGECEREAVSCFNTLEKAREANQDLQIQLDQLLQQAQDPNSKGNSLFGELEDKRAEMERQLISMKVQHQSLQKQHAVSKQQLHRMKVQIATLMQLQGSRTDPAQLERLQSMLSEKNSEIQALIIKLRRLEKVEMTWKAQPSSAPVETDSGDGTYYTDLLKMQLSNSVKDAERLGDELSMQRMKSLSESQRALELERKLFRAESAHKQSQSDNIMLQVKVEELQLKYEPNEVNRKHIQKRKREKLPVDIPEVKKEEPMVLELPKHMKEEMEAEAHPFTEERLTVAPLQPPNNPKPNSTLTRDSKCVRICEEPPTTIPNPPRSPSADCKTMTEELEMEKEGEENRRDDKRRLKSQVIHVSSQKTLENQCAQQ; this is encoded by the exons ATGTGTACTTCAGGAGACGATGAGATCCAGCGACTACAATGCAAGTTGAAGGAAGCAGGCCAATATGGCCTTCAGCTGCTGGATGGGCAGCTGGATCTACAGAACAAACTGGAGGAGCAGCGGGTAGAGATGACCAACGCTGTGGAG GCCCTGGAGCAGGAGAAATACTCCCTGCAGCGGGAAGTGGCGCTGAAATGCCGTGAGCTGGACAGCTTGCGCTCCGACCACGACTCGATCAAGAGCCAACAGAGGCTGCAGTGGGAGCAACATGAATCCCAGCTGGAGAGGAATCATGCTATGAAGCTCAATGAGTGCAAGAACACG ATGGAGAGAATGAGATCTGAACTGGATGAGGTGCAGCTGAGTGAGAAGCAGCTGAGGCATAAACTGGAGCTCCAGACAGAGACCCTGAGCATCAAGATGGAGGAGCTACGATCTGTCACAGAGCGGACTCATGAAACCCTGTCCACAGAGATGATGGAATTGCAGGTGGAGAGGATGGAGCTTGAGGCTGCTAAG GCTACCTTGGAGCTGGCACTTCAGGAGGCCCAGTACAAAGAGCAGCAGCTGGAGCTGACTAACACAAACCTTCAAcgtcaactggagagaatcagtgaggagaaaggagagtgtgagagagaagctGTCTCCTGTTTCAACACCTTGGAG AAAGCCCGAGAGGCCAACCAAGATCTCCAGATTCAACTGGATCAGCTGTTGCAACAGGCACAAGATCCCAACAGCAAGGGAAATTCTTTATTTGGTGAG CTTGAAGACAAacgagcagagatggagagacagctgATCAGTATGAAAGTACAGCACCAATCCCTTCAGAAGCAGCATGCCGTCTCCAAACAACAGCTTCATCGTATGAAG GTTCAGATAGCCACACTCATGCAACTGCAAGGCTCTAGGACAGATCCTGCCCAGCTGGAGCGCCTGCAGTCGATGCTCTCAGAGAAGAACAGTGAGATTCAAGCCCTCATTATAAAACTACGTCGCCTGGAGAAAGTGGAG ATGACATGGAAGGCACAGCCCTCTTCAGCCCCGGTGGAAACAGACAGTGGGGATGGGACATACTACACTGACCTTCTGAAAATGCAACTTTCGAACTCTGT GAAGGATGCAGAGCGACTGGGGGATGAGTTGTCTATGCAAAGGATGAAGTCACTCTCTGAGAGTCAAAGAGCACTGGAGCTGGAGAGGAAGCTTTTCCGTGCAGAGAGTGCCCACAAGCAGAGCCAGAGTGACAACATCATGCTGCAAGTCAAAGTGGAAGAGCTCCAGTTGAAATATGAGCCCAATG AGGTGAATAGAAAACATATTCAGAAGCGCAAGCGCGAGAAGCTCCCTGTAGACATTCCAGAAGTGAAGAAAGAGGAGCCCATGGTACTGGAGCTCCCCAAGCACATGAAAGAAGAAATGGAAGCAGAGGCCCACCCTTTTACAGAGGAGAGGCTCACCGTTGCCCCTCTGCAGCCCCCCAACAACCCCAAGCCTAACTCTACCTTGACCCGAGACAGCAAGTGTGTGCGCATCTGCGAGGAGCCCCCAACCACTATCCCCAACCCCCCCAG GTCTCCATCAGCTGACTGTAAAACCATGACTGAGGAGCTGGAGATGGAGAAAGAAGGTGAAGAGAACAGAAGGGATGACAAGAGAAGGCTGAAATCTCAAGTCATCCATGTTTCCTCGCAGAAAACACTGGAAAACCAATGTGCTCAGCAGTAG
- the spdl1 gene encoding protein Spindly isoform X1: MLWDRQKMCTSGDDEIQRLQCKLKEAGQYGLQLLDGQLDLQNKLEEQRVEMTNAVEALEQEKYSLQREVALKCRELDSLRSDHDSIKSQQRLQWEQHESQLERNHAMKLNECKNTMERMRSELDEVQLSEKQLRHKLELQTETLSIKMEELRSVTERTHETLSTEMMELQVERMELEAAKATLELALQEAQYKEQQLELTNTNLQRQLERISEEKGECEREAVSCFNTLEKAREANQDLQIQLDQLLQQAQDPNSKGNSLFGELEDKRAEMERQLISMKVQHQSLQKQHAVSKQQLHRMKVQIATLMQLQGSRTDPAQLERLQSMLSEKNSEIQALIIKLRRLEKVEMTWKAQPSSAPVETDSGDGTYYTDLLKMQLSNSVKDAERLGDELSMQRMKSLSESQRALELERKLFRAESAHKQSQSDNIMLQVKVEELQLKYEPNEVNRKHIQKRKREKLPVDIPEVKKEEPMVLELPKHMKEEMEAEAHPFTEERLTVAPLQPPNNPKPNSTLTRDSKCVRICEEPPTTIPNPPRSPSADCKTMTEELEMEKEGEENRRDDKRRLKSQVIHVSSQKTLENQCAQQ, from the exons atGCTGTGGGacagacaaaaa ATGTGTACTTCAGGAGACGATGAGATCCAGCGACTACAATGCAAGTTGAAGGAAGCAGGCCAATATGGCCTTCAGCTGCTGGATGGGCAGCTGGATCTACAGAACAAACTGGAGGAGCAGCGGGTAGAGATGACCAACGCTGTGGAG GCCCTGGAGCAGGAGAAATACTCCCTGCAGCGGGAAGTGGCGCTGAAATGCCGTGAGCTGGACAGCTTGCGCTCCGACCACGACTCGATCAAGAGCCAACAGAGGCTGCAGTGGGAGCAACATGAATCCCAGCTGGAGAGGAATCATGCTATGAAGCTCAATGAGTGCAAGAACACG ATGGAGAGAATGAGATCTGAACTGGATGAGGTGCAGCTGAGTGAGAAGCAGCTGAGGCATAAACTGGAGCTCCAGACAGAGACCCTGAGCATCAAGATGGAGGAGCTACGATCTGTCACAGAGCGGACTCATGAAACCCTGTCCACAGAGATGATGGAATTGCAGGTGGAGAGGATGGAGCTTGAGGCTGCTAAG GCTACCTTGGAGCTGGCACTTCAGGAGGCCCAGTACAAAGAGCAGCAGCTGGAGCTGACTAACACAAACCTTCAAcgtcaactggagagaatcagtgaggagaaaggagagtgtgagagagaagctGTCTCCTGTTTCAACACCTTGGAG AAAGCCCGAGAGGCCAACCAAGATCTCCAGATTCAACTGGATCAGCTGTTGCAACAGGCACAAGATCCCAACAGCAAGGGAAATTCTTTATTTGGTGAG CTTGAAGACAAacgagcagagatggagagacagctgATCAGTATGAAAGTACAGCACCAATCCCTTCAGAAGCAGCATGCCGTCTCCAAACAACAGCTTCATCGTATGAAG GTTCAGATAGCCACACTCATGCAACTGCAAGGCTCTAGGACAGATCCTGCCCAGCTGGAGCGCCTGCAGTCGATGCTCTCAGAGAAGAACAGTGAGATTCAAGCCCTCATTATAAAACTACGTCGCCTGGAGAAAGTGGAG ATGACATGGAAGGCACAGCCCTCTTCAGCCCCGGTGGAAACAGACAGTGGGGATGGGACATACTACACTGACCTTCTGAAAATGCAACTTTCGAACTCTGT GAAGGATGCAGAGCGACTGGGGGATGAGTTGTCTATGCAAAGGATGAAGTCACTCTCTGAGAGTCAAAGAGCACTGGAGCTGGAGAGGAAGCTTTTCCGTGCAGAGAGTGCCCACAAGCAGAGCCAGAGTGACAACATCATGCTGCAAGTCAAAGTGGAAGAGCTCCAGTTGAAATATGAGCCCAATG AGGTGAATAGAAAACATATTCAGAAGCGCAAGCGCGAGAAGCTCCCTGTAGACATTCCAGAAGTGAAGAAAGAGGAGCCCATGGTACTGGAGCTCCCCAAGCACATGAAAGAAGAAATGGAAGCAGAGGCCCACCCTTTTACAGAGGAGAGGCTCACCGTTGCCCCTCTGCAGCCCCCCAACAACCCCAAGCCTAACTCTACCTTGACCCGAGACAGCAAGTGTGTGCGCATCTGCGAGGAGCCCCCAACCACTATCCCCAACCCCCCCAG GTCTCCATCAGCTGACTGTAAAACCATGACTGAGGAGCTGGAGATGGAGAAAGAAGGTGAAGAGAACAGAAGGGATGACAAGAGAAGGCTGAAATCTCAAGTCATCCATGTTTCCTCGCAGAAAACACTGGAAAACCAATGTGCTCAGCAGTAG